A genomic region of Gemmata massiliana contains the following coding sequences:
- a CDS encoding S1C family serine protease, which produces MPRALLFVAALVVGTLSTRADEGLTPETVTAVKRAAVFVRVEGTDWGASGSGFVVAADKERVLIVTNHHVALKRPAGRPKPPELSVVFGSGTAAEREYPATVVGADEERDLAVLRVTGVKDPPEPIAYANPPKPVETMGVFSFGYPLGQALAVRKGFPAVTVGKASVSSLREGDDGELAVIQIDGNLNPGNSGGPVVDSKGRLVGVAVARARDGQGIGFVIPGAEVTRLMAGRIGAVRVVPGKRGDGKPSARIEAELVDPAGALRTATAYYVIVPPNEKGPGAAALDTHPGARKLELKVDKGTATGELALEKAEGSVVVQVVGARAHGAGPVATRARAFALAPGVRPEDLTGPAPAGWKAYSPLGRPFTVWLPERPAQQNEDRRQVSLLGETVRTRGVAGKTEDGLLYRAEILDLSPDLGRLGARLYSAYRTTLRDETKGRITESVEARAGDLTGAEYRLESGSEVTRARVYVQGQRIYVVRVTGTADQVAGLSAETILMSFQRPGEVRAQVPPTTPAAPKVLGVGKEPHILGSIEHDPKFKTVGPAGGVLIGLEARFAKFGDLDIVRAVRPIYRVNGKEETGTQFGNDLTGAVTLKAKDGYAVGAISGKAGWWCNGFSLTFMKVKPDGTLDPKDQYESTWVGFNGKGDVTQVVSDGTPVVGIVGKIVGTETTALGLLFKGQEKFEVNAAPNTPGAPAAPKVLGVGKEPHILGSIEHDPKFKTVGPAGGVLIGLEARFAKFGDLDIVRAVRPIYRVNGKEETGTQFGNDLTGAVTLKAKDGYAVGAISGKAGWWCNGFSLTFMKVKPDGTLDPKDQYESTWVGFNGKGDVTQVVSDGTPVVGIVGKIVGTETTALGLLFKGQEKFDPEKK; this is translated from the coding sequence ATGCCCCGCGCCCTGTTGTTTGTGGCCGCCCTCGTTGTCGGCACGTTGAGCACGCGGGCCGACGAGGGGCTCACACCGGAAACGGTTACCGCGGTCAAACGGGCCGCGGTGTTCGTGCGGGTCGAGGGCACCGATTGGGGCGCGTCCGGGTCCGGGTTCGTCGTCGCGGCCGACAAGGAGCGCGTACTCATTGTCACCAACCACCACGTCGCCCTGAAGCGGCCCGCGGGGCGCCCGAAGCCGCCCGAACTCAGTGTGGTGTTCGGCAGCGGCACGGCCGCCGAGCGCGAGTACCCGGCGACCGTGGTCGGGGCGGACGAGGAGCGCGACCTGGCGGTGCTGCGGGTGACCGGGGTGAAAGATCCGCCCGAACCGATCGCCTACGCGAACCCGCCCAAACCGGTCGAAACGATGGGAGTGTTCTCGTTCGGGTACCCCCTCGGACAGGCACTGGCGGTCCGCAAGGGGTTCCCGGCCGTGACCGTCGGCAAGGCATCGGTTTCCAGTCTCCGCGAGGGTGACGACGGCGAACTGGCCGTCATCCAGATCGACGGGAACCTGAACCCGGGGAACAGTGGCGGGCCGGTGGTGGACTCGAAGGGGCGGCTCGTTGGTGTGGCAGTCGCCCGGGCGCGCGACGGCCAGGGGATCGGGTTCGTCATCCCGGGGGCCGAGGTCACCCGGTTAATGGCAGGCCGCATCGGGGCGGTTCGGGTCGTCCCGGGCAAGCGGGGCGACGGGAAGCCGAGCGCCCGGATCGAGGCCGAACTCGTTGACCCGGCGGGCGCGCTCCGGACCGCGACCGCGTACTACGTGATCGTCCCCCCGAACGAAAAGGGGCCGGGCGCGGCCGCGCTCGACACGCACCCGGGCGCCCGCAAACTCGAATTGAAGGTGGATAAGGGCACCGCGACGGGCGAGCTCGCGCTCGAGAAAGCGGAAGGGTCGGTCGTGGTGCAAGTGGTGGGCGCCCGGGCGCACGGGGCGGGTCCGGTCGCCACGCGCGCCCGGGCGTTCGCGCTCGCGCCCGGGGTGCGGCCCGAAGACCTCACCGGTCCGGCCCCGGCCGGGTGGAAGGCGTACAGTCCGCTGGGGCGCCCGTTCACGGTCTGGCTCCCGGAGCGCCCGGCCCAACAGAACGAGGACCGGCGGCAGGTCTCCTTGCTCGGGGAAACGGTCCGCACACGGGGAGTGGCCGGGAAGACGGAGGACGGGTTGCTCTACCGGGCCGAAATCCTCGACCTGTCGCCGGACCTCGGCCGGCTCGGGGCCAGGCTTTATTCGGCTTACCGCACGACCCTGCGGGACGAAACCAAGGGGCGCATAACCGAGTCCGTCGAGGCCCGGGCCGGGGATCTCACCGGGGCCGAGTACCGGCTCGAATCCGGGTCCGAAGTGACCCGGGCGCGGGTGTACGTTCAGGGGCAGCGCATTTACGTGGTCCGGGTAACCGGGACCGCGGACCAGGTGGCAGGACTCAGCGCCGAAACGATTCTGATGTCCTTCCAGCGCCCCGGCGAGGTCCGAGCACAAGTGCCGCCCACAACCCCCGCGGCGCCGAAGGTGCTGGGCGTGGGCAAGGAGCCGCACATCCTCGGGTCCATCGAGCACGACCCGAAGTTCAAGACCGTCGGACCCGCCGGGGGCGTACTCATCGGGCTCGAGGCCCGGTTCGCCAAGTTCGGGGACCTCGACATCGTCCGCGCGGTCCGGCCCATCTACCGGGTCAACGGCAAGGAGGAGACCGGCACCCAGTTCGGCAACGACCTCACCGGGGCCGTCACGCTCAAGGCCAAGGACGGGTACGCGGTCGGGGCCATCAGCGGAAAGGCCGGGTGGTGGTGCAACGGGTTCTCCCTCACCTTCATGAAGGTCAAGCCCGACGGCACCCTCGACCCCAAGGACCAGTACGAGAGCACCTGGGTCGGGTTCAACGGCAAGGGCGACGTCACGCAGGTCGTCAGCGACGGCACGCCCGTCGTCGGAATCGTCGGCAAGATCGTCGGCACCGAGACCACCGCACTCGGGCTCCTCTTCAAGGGACAAGAAAAATTCGAGGTCAACGCGGCCCCGAACACTCCCGGCGCGCCCGCGGCGCCGAAGGTGCTGGGCGTGGGCAAGGAGCCGCACATCCTCGGGTCCATCGAGCACGACCCGAAGTTCAAGACCGTCGGACCCGCCGGGGGCGTACTCATCGGGCTCGAGGCCCGGTTCGCCAAGTTCGGGGACCTCGACATCGTCCGCGCGGTCCGGCCCATCTACCGGGTCAACGGCAAGGAGGAGACCGGCACCCAGTTCGGCAACGACCTCACCGGGGCCGTCACGCTCAAGGCCAAGGACGGGTACGCGGTCGGGGCCATCAGCGGAAAGGCCGGGTGGTGGTGCAACGGGTTCTCCCTCACCTTCATGAAGGTCAAGCCCGACGGCACCCTCGACCCCAAGGACCAGTACGAGAGCACCTGGGTCGGGTTCAACGGCAAGGGCGACGTCACGCAGGTCGTCAGCGACGGCACGCCCGTCGTCGGAATCGTCGGCAAGATCGTCGGCACCGAGACCACCGCACTCGGGCTCCTCTTCAAGGGACAAGAAAAATTCGACCCGGAAAAGAAGTGA
- a CDS encoding DUF1559 domain-containing protein, which yields MSRSTRHGFSLIEVLVIFAIIAILFALTLPATRRVQGAASRMKCSNNLKQLMLAVHSYSDRYSVMPPLTERPATSTDPYLPAGYFGPGKSPDERLSWSVALLPYLEQDNLFKRFDVEQGYAENLPTAQTTVPVFLCPSSPESSTNHTLTNYVAPSGIGLGAAEQPAGTAGNGFMGYDRRTSFAMIKDGTSNTIALMETRAGLGPWARGGPSTVRGFDPADAPPIGDGRPFGEHGGGANVAMVDGSVRFVSGKVAPHNLAAAITIAGGEPFDLD from the coding sequence GTGTCCCGGTCCACTCGCCACGGATTCAGCCTGATCGAAGTTCTGGTCATCTTTGCCATCATCGCGATCCTGTTCGCTCTCACGCTCCCCGCGACCCGGCGAGTCCAGGGAGCGGCCTCGCGCATGAAGTGCTCGAATAATCTCAAGCAACTGATGCTGGCTGTACACTCTTACTCAGACCGCTATTCGGTGATGCCCCCGTTGACCGAGCGCCCGGCCACCTCCACCGACCCATATCTCCCCGCAGGGTATTTTGGACCGGGCAAGTCCCCCGATGAGCGGCTCAGTTGGTCGGTCGCGCTGCTACCGTACCTCGAACAGGACAATTTGTTTAAGAGGTTTGATGTCGAGCAGGGCTACGCGGAGAATCTCCCGACAGCCCAGACGACCGTCCCGGTGTTCCTGTGCCCCAGTTCGCCTGAAAGTTCGACAAACCACACTTTGACCAATTACGTCGCGCCGTCCGGTATCGGCCTTGGGGCCGCCGAGCAACCGGCCGGTACTGCCGGTAACGGCTTCATGGGGTACGACCGCCGGACCTCGTTCGCGATGATTAAAGACGGGACGAGTAACACGATCGCGCTGATGGAAACGCGCGCCGGTCTCGGACCGTGGGCACGCGGCGGGCCATCGACCGTGCGCGGGTTCGACCCGGCCGACGCGCCGCCGATCGGCGACGGCCGACCGTTCGGGGAGCACGGTGGCGGGGCGAACGTGGCGATGGTCGACGGGAGCGTGCGCTTCGTTAGCGGCAAAGTTGCACCCCACAACCTGGCCGCCGCGATCACCATTGCCGGCGGGGAACCGTTCGACCTGGATTGA
- a CDS encoding DUF2306 domain-containing protein, translating to MRHRILATALRWLAAVLVVRVLVTILSNYPDYFPPDFDSLFLQGRESTFVGSYRPAFYVHILSSPFVLLNGLFLVVVPPRRRHDRLHRVLGRVQVVVLLALVLPSSVLMSRHAFGGWRAGLSFVALAGATATCAVLGVVRARRRHFDRHRRWMTRCFVLICSAVVLRLTSGAASVIGVPNPEGAYIVAAWCSWLVPLTVYELVERLPTRASAPVSR from the coding sequence GTGAGACACCGAATTCTCGCGACCGCTCTCCGCTGGCTCGCGGCCGTGCTGGTCGTGCGGGTACTGGTCACGATTCTGTCGAACTACCCCGATTACTTCCCGCCCGACTTCGACTCGCTGTTCCTCCAGGGGCGCGAGTCCACGTTCGTCGGGAGCTATCGGCCCGCGTTCTACGTTCACATCCTGTCCAGCCCGTTCGTGCTACTCAACGGCCTGTTCCTGGTGGTCGTGCCTCCGCGCCGGCGCCACGACCGGTTGCACCGCGTGCTGGGCCGGGTGCAGGTCGTCGTACTACTGGCGCTCGTGTTGCCGAGCAGCGTGCTAATGTCCCGACACGCATTCGGCGGCTGGCGCGCGGGTCTGAGTTTCGTCGCGCTGGCCGGGGCGACTGCGACCTGCGCGGTCCTCGGCGTCGTTCGCGCGCGCCGGCGCCACTTCGACCGGCACCGGCGGTGGATGACGCGCTGCTTCGTGCTGATTTGTTCGGCCGTGGTTCTGCGCCTGACCTCGGGGGCCGCGAGCGTGATCGGCGTGCCGAACCCCGAGGGAGCGTACATCGTCGCGGCGTGGTGCAGTTGGCTCGTCCCGCTGACGGTCTACGAACTCGTGGAGCGCTTACCGACCCGGGCGAGCGCGCCGGTTTCGAGGTAA
- a CDS encoding choice-of-anchor Q domain-containing protein, with amino-acid sequence MTNRARLAAEVFEDRTVPSTFTVTRSADDNSTGSLRWAVNRANVTPGADTINFDASVSSITLTRGELLLTDSAETTIVGQSTGTQISGGGLSRVFEVFSGARVALDSLKLVNGFADNGGAVVNFGTLAVANSTISDNVASVYGGGIANLSGGTLTVTNSTVSGNKANGSGSVGGGIASLYRTTLTVTGSTVSNNESWIGGGIDTEWGTATVTNSTITGNTASDQGAGFSNFQGALTITNSTVSNNTAANWAGGINNFIGTLTVTNSTVSGNTANEQGGGIRSYQGPLTVTGSTISGNTGRIGGGIGSFSGVLTVANSTVAGNTGSIGGGVDIEQSTATITNSTISGNSASVLGGGISVYQSALIINNTIVAHSTGVDVSVLASVATGSHNLVQDGSGGLIGTITGAPNLAPLGNYGGPTQTMPLLPGSRALDAGDSSLATGAGLTTDQRGYLRIGGPAVDIGAFEVSDAPTDVALSNNAVPENQPVGTLIGYLSSTASTPGSSFTYTLVGGAGSADNALFTISGDQLLTGAVFDFEARSSYSVRVRTTNAAGWWTERAFTITVTNVAEVTGFDVQKGLTERSFVRYLDLDFASTIDVVSTGRIQLTRYNLDGTGGVAVGLGPVSVTGARLSIDFGAQGIGGNRNTSAGDGYYVLSMDLDGNGTFETTRAFYRLFGDANGDRKVDAADGAFILGAYGQLGPSLEGDVNGDGVVNALDRTSALRVTGAALGAGLWIDD; translated from the coding sequence GTGACAAATCGGGCGCGCCTCGCCGCAGAGGTCTTCGAGGACCGCACCGTTCCGTCGACGTTCACCGTCACCAGGTCAGCGGACGACAACAGCACCGGCTCCCTGCGCTGGGCGGTCAACCGGGCGAACGTCACCCCCGGGGCCGACACGATTAATTTCGACGCCTCCGTGTCCTCCATCACGCTGACCCGGGGCGAACTCCTGCTCACCGATTCGGCCGAGACCACGATCGTGGGGCAGTCCACGGGCACGCAGATCAGTGGGGGCGGTTTGAGCCGGGTGTTCGAGGTCTTTTCCGGCGCCCGTGTCGCACTGGACAGTTTGAAACTCGTTAACGGGTTCGCCGATAACGGGGGCGCGGTCGTCAACTTCGGGACGCTCGCGGTCGCGAACAGCACCATCTCGGACAACGTCGCCAGCGTCTACGGCGGGGGGATCGCGAACCTCTCCGGCGGCACGCTGACGGTCACGAACAGCACCGTTTCCGGGAACAAGGCGAACGGTAGCGGCAGCGTGGGCGGGGGGATCGCGAGCCTCTACCGCACCACCTTAACGGTCACGGGCAGCACCGTGTCCAACAACGAGTCCTGGATCGGTGGGGGCATTGACACCGAGTGGGGTACGGCGACGGTTACGAACAGCACCATCACCGGGAACACGGCCAGCGACCAGGGCGCGGGCTTCAGCAATTTCCAGGGTGCGCTGACCATCACGAACAGTACCGTCTCCAACAATACGGCCGCGAACTGGGCGGGCGGCATCAATAACTTCATCGGTACGCTGACGGTCACGAACAGCACCGTTTCCGGTAACACGGCCAACGAGCAGGGCGGGGGCATCCGGAGCTACCAGGGGCCGTTGACCGTTACGGGAAGCACCATCTCCGGGAACACGGGGCGGATCGGCGGCGGTATCGGGAGCTTTTCCGGCGTCCTGACGGTCGCGAATAGTACCGTTGCCGGGAACACCGGAAGCATCGGTGGCGGTGTCGACATTGAACAGAGCACAGCGACAATCACGAACAGCACCATCTCCGGGAACTCGGCCAGTGTCCTGGGCGGCGGTATCAGCGTCTACCAGAGCGCGCTGATAATCAACAACACGATCGTGGCTCACAGCACCGGTGTGGACGTTTCGGTCCTGGCCTCTGTCGCTACTGGCAGCCACAACCTGGTTCAGGACGGCAGCGGTGGGCTGATCGGCACGATCACCGGTGCTCCCAATCTGGCCCCGCTAGGTAACTACGGTGGCCCCACACAGACCATGCCCCTCCTGCCCGGCAGTCGCGCCCTCGACGCGGGCGACAGTTCCCTCGCCACCGGCGCCGGTCTGACCACCGACCAGCGCGGTTACCTTCGCATCGGCGGCCCGGCCGTCGACATCGGCGCGTTCGAGGTGAGCGACGCACCAACGGACGTGGCACTGTCGAACAACGCGGTGCCCGAGAACCAACCTGTGGGAACGCTGATCGGGTACCTGAGCAGCACCGCTTCGACCCCGGGGAGCAGCTTCACATACACGCTCGTGGGCGGGGCCGGGAGTGCCGACAACGCACTGTTCACGATCTCCGGCGACCAACTCCTCACGGGCGCGGTGTTCGACTTCGAGGCGCGGTCGAGCTACTCGGTGCGGGTGCGCACGACCAACGCGGCCGGGTGGTGGACCGAGCGCGCGTTCACGATCACGGTCACGAACGTGGCCGAGGTGACCGGGTTCGACGTTCAGAAGGGACTGACCGAGCGCTCGTTCGTGCGGTACCTGGACCTGGACTTCGCCAGCACCATCGATGTGGTTTCCACGGGGCGAATCCAACTCACTCGTTACAACCTGGACGGTACCGGCGGGGTCGCGGTCGGGCTGGGGCCGGTCAGCGTCACCGGGGCGCGCCTGTCGATCGACTTCGGTGCCCAGGGCATCGGCGGGAACCGCAACACCAGCGCCGGTGACGGGTACTACGTGCTGAGTATGGACCTGGACGGGAACGGGACGTTCGAGACCACGCGCGCGTTCTACCGACTGTTCGGCGATGCGAACGGCGACCGGAAAGTGGATGCGGCCGACGGCGCGTTCATTCTGGGCGCCTACGGGCAACTCGGGCCGAGCCTGGAAGGGGACGTGAACGGGGACGGGGTGGTCAACGCCCTGGACCGCACGTCCGCTCTGCGCGTTACCGGTGCGGCCCTCGGCGCGGGCCTCTGGATCGATGACTGA
- the thiC gene encoding phosphomethylpyrimidine synthase ThiC has protein sequence MPMTQLESARKGIVTPEMEFVAKREDLHPELVRAEVARGRMVIPANTVHLAKGLQPMCIGVAAKCKINANIGNSAVTGKAEDELEKLRTAVELGSDTVMDLSTGGNIDGIRQAIIDASPVPIGTVPVYQIIQNVKDPRDITPRQLLDMVEHQAKQGVDYMTIHAGVLLEYVALTSERVTGIVSRGGSLMAGWMVAHHQQNPWFTHFGELCEIMRKYDVTFSLGDGMRPGCLADANDKAQFSELKTLGDLTLKAWEMGCQVMIEGPGHIPMHLVKMNIEKERELCHDAPFYVLGPLVTDIAPGYDHITSAIGAALAAEAGASMLCYVTPKEHLGLPNKDDVRQGVIAYKIAAHAGDIARGRKNVRDRDDALSKARFEFDWNRQFELSLDPETARRMHDETLPQDVFKSAKFCSMCGPKFCSMRITQDVRKLAADAKKLSLELAVV, from the coding sequence ATCCCAATGACCCAGCTCGAATCCGCTCGCAAGGGCATCGTCACGCCGGAGATGGAGTTCGTCGCGAAGCGCGAGGACCTGCACCCGGAACTGGTCCGCGCCGAGGTCGCGCGCGGGCGCATGGTCATCCCCGCGAACACGGTCCACCTCGCGAAGGGCCTCCAGCCGATGTGCATCGGCGTCGCGGCGAAGTGCAAGATCAACGCGAACATCGGCAACTCGGCCGTGACCGGTAAGGCCGAGGACGAACTGGAGAAGCTCCGCACCGCGGTCGAACTCGGGTCCGACACGGTGATGGACCTGTCCACCGGTGGGAACATTGATGGCATCCGCCAGGCGATTATTGACGCCTCGCCCGTGCCGATCGGTACCGTCCCGGTGTACCAGATCATTCAAAACGTCAAAGACCCGCGCGACATCACCCCGCGCCAGCTCCTCGACATGGTGGAGCACCAGGCGAAGCAGGGCGTGGACTACATGACGATCCACGCGGGCGTGCTCCTCGAGTACGTCGCGCTCACGAGCGAGCGCGTGACCGGCATCGTGAGCCGCGGCGGGTCGCTGATGGCCGGGTGGATGGTCGCGCACCACCAGCAGAACCCCTGGTTCACGCACTTCGGCGAACTGTGCGAGATCATGCGCAAGTACGACGTGACGTTCTCGCTCGGCGACGGGATGCGCCCCGGGTGCCTCGCGGACGCGAACGACAAGGCGCAGTTCTCCGAACTGAAGACGCTCGGCGACCTGACACTGAAGGCGTGGGAGATGGGGTGCCAAGTGATGATCGAGGGGCCGGGGCACATCCCGATGCACCTCGTGAAGATGAACATCGAAAAAGAGCGCGAGCTGTGCCACGACGCGCCGTTCTACGTGCTCGGGCCGCTCGTGACGGACATCGCGCCGGGGTACGACCACATCACGAGCGCGATCGGCGCGGCGCTCGCGGCCGAGGCCGGCGCGAGCATGCTGTGCTACGTGACCCCGAAGGAGCACCTGGGCCTGCCGAACAAGGACGACGTGCGCCAGGGGGTGATCGCGTACAAGATCGCGGCCCACGCCGGCGACATCGCCCGCGGGCGCAAGAACGTGCGGGACCGCGACGACGCGCTCTCGAAGGCCCGGTTCGAGTTCGACTGGAACCGCCAGTTCGAGCTCTCGCTGGACCCGGAGACCGCGCGCCGGATGCACGACGAGACGCTCCCGCAGGACGTGTTCAAGAGCGCGAAGTTCTGCTCGATGTGCGGGCCGAAGTTCTGCTCGATGCGGATCACCCAGGACGTGCGCAAGCTCGCCGCCGACGCGAAGAAGCTGAGCCTGGAACTGGCCGTGGTGTGA